The Haloarchaeobius amylolyticus genome window below encodes:
- a CDS encoding PAS domain S-box protein, giving the protein MRAHDTPAVSVLYVDGDADRRRAVVGSLAGTPHETETQTVETAAAARDRVSDPADRPDCVLLATDRADATGVESVELVREADATVPIVVGTDDRAGVAPAALDAGATDVVEWSDGVGRRLAARRAVAAARQFRAETGRSADARVATLFENTSDAIVEARVEGDRAHVVRVNESFSEVFGYDAEEMVGRDLDEVIHSPDRRDIGREYNQRVAAGESFEAEGARMTADGPREFLMQSVRVGDGSDRAYFVYTDITERKQREKVLRMMHDATREMMLAETKADVADQTVATGVNVLGLPQTTVFLVEGDVLEPAATTAIEGVDPIPLDRESEPGELYTTGETGTCTLPGPDDATVLAVPLGAHGVLTAGPLPADSVDRTTLQVAELLATNVVSALDRAEREDLLREREAELKEQRDRFAALFENVPDPAVSYVFDASGTMQVRAVNSAFEDVMGYDEATVVGEDLDEFIIPPAQAREAADFNEELMAGNSLHTEVRRETANGVQDFLLHGVPVALGERSVFGFAIYTDTTEQKERERQLRRQNERLDEFAGIVSHDLRNPLTVARGHCDLLAAEYEHESLEDLEWALDRMEALIDDVLTLARKGKSVEDPEPVRFDRVVRSAWAGCDTPRSDLVLAEAFPPVLADGERLRALFENLFRNAMEHAVTDERDGVTVTVQQHPRGFAVADDGPGIDQADVDVVFEQGYTTAADGTGFGLAIVEDIVEAHDWSVCIDEAADGARFVFSGVEWCDPEQVGEDVGRPV; this is encoded by the coding sequence ATGAGAGCGCACGACACTCCCGCCGTCTCCGTCCTCTACGTCGATGGGGACGCGGACCGTCGCCGGGCCGTCGTGGGGAGCCTGGCGGGGACACCGCACGAGACCGAGACGCAGACGGTGGAGACAGCGGCGGCCGCCCGGGACCGGGTCTCGGACCCGGCCGACCGGCCGGACTGCGTCCTCCTGGCGACCGACCGTGCCGACGCGACGGGCGTCGAGAGCGTCGAACTCGTCCGGGAGGCCGACGCGACGGTCCCGATCGTGGTCGGCACGGACGACCGGGCCGGTGTCGCCCCGGCCGCTCTGGACGCGGGTGCGACGGACGTGGTCGAGTGGAGCGATGGAGTGGGCCGGCGGCTGGCCGCCCGGCGGGCCGTGGCAGCCGCCCGACAGTTCCGCGCCGAGACCGGTCGCTCGGCCGACGCCCGGGTCGCGACCCTGTTCGAGAACACCAGCGACGCCATCGTCGAGGCACGGGTCGAGGGGGACCGGGCCCACGTCGTCCGGGTGAACGAGTCCTTCAGCGAGGTGTTCGGGTACGACGCCGAGGAGATGGTCGGTCGGGACCTCGACGAGGTGATACACTCGCCGGACCGCCGGGACATCGGCCGCGAGTACAACCAGCGGGTCGCCGCCGGCGAGTCCTTCGAGGCCGAGGGGGCCCGGATGACCGCCGACGGCCCCCGCGAGTTCCTGATGCAGAGCGTCCGCGTCGGCGACGGGAGCGACCGGGCGTACTTCGTCTACACCGACATCACGGAGCGCAAGCAGCGCGAGAAGGTCCTGCGGATGATGCACGACGCCACCCGCGAGATGATGCTCGCCGAGACGAAGGCGGACGTGGCGGACCAGACGGTCGCGACGGGGGTGAACGTCCTCGGCCTCCCGCAGACCACCGTCTTCCTCGTCGAGGGGGACGTGCTCGAACCGGCGGCGACGACCGCCATCGAGGGCGTCGACCCCATTCCGCTGGACCGGGAGAGCGAGCCGGGCGAACTGTACACCACCGGCGAGACCGGGACCTGCACGCTGCCGGGGCCCGACGACGCGACCGTCCTCGCGGTTCCACTGGGGGCCCACGGGGTGTTGACGGCGGGGCCCCTGCCGGCGGATTCGGTCGACCGCACGACCCTGCAGGTCGCGGAACTCCTGGCGACGAACGTCGTCTCCGCGCTGGACCGGGCCGAGCGCGAGGACCTGCTCCGGGAACGCGAGGCAGAACTGAAGGAGCAGCGCGACCGGTTCGCGGCGCTGTTCGAGAACGTCCCGGACCCGGCGGTGTCGTACGTCTTCGACGCCTCGGGCACCATGCAGGTCCGGGCGGTCAACTCGGCGTTCGAGGACGTGATGGGATACGACGAGGCGACGGTCGTCGGCGAGGACCTCGACGAGTTCATCATCCCGCCCGCGCAGGCACGGGAGGCGGCCGACTTCAACGAGGAGCTCATGGCCGGGAACTCGTTGCACACCGAGGTCCGCCGCGAGACCGCCAACGGCGTCCAGGACTTCCTGCTCCACGGGGTCCCGGTCGCCCTCGGCGAGCGCAGCGTCTTCGGCTTCGCCATCTACACCGACACGACCGAGCAGAAGGAACGCGAGCGACAGCTCCGCCGGCAGAACGAGCGCCTCGACGAGTTCGCCGGCATCGTCAGCCACGACCTGCGCAACCCGCTGACGGTCGCCCGCGGGCACTGCGACCTGCTGGCGGCGGAGTACGAGCACGAGTCGCTCGAGGACCTGGAGTGGGCGCTCGACCGGATGGAGGCGCTCATCGACGACGTGCTCACGCTCGCCCGGAAGGGCAAGAGCGTCGAGGACCCCGAGCCGGTGCGGTTCGACCGCGTCGTCAGGAGCGCCTGGGCCGGCTGTGACACCCCCCGGTCGGACCTGGTGCTGGCCGAGGCGTTCCCGCCGGTGCTGGCCGACGGGGAGCGCCTGCGGGCCCTCTTCGAGAACCTCTTCCGGAACGCGATGGAGCACGCCGTCACCGACGAGCGCGACGGCGTCACCGTGACGGTCCAGCAGCATCCCCGTGGTTTCGCCGTCGCGGACGACGGGCCGGGCATCGACCAGGCAGACGTCGACGTGGTGTTCGAGCAGGGCTACACCACGGCCGCGGACGGGACCGGGTTCGGCCTCGCCATCGTCGAGGACATCGTGGAGGCCCACGACTGGTCGGTCTGCATCGACGAGGCCGCCGACGGGGCCCGGTTCGTCTTCTCCGGCGTCGAGTGGTGCGACCCCGAGCAGGTCGGCGAGGACGTGGGGCGCCCGGTCTGA